The following proteins are co-located in the Macadamia integrifolia cultivar HAES 741 chromosome 3, SCU_Mint_v3, whole genome shotgun sequence genome:
- the LOC122073418 gene encoding trans-cinnamate:CoA ligase, peroxisomal-like, which produces MDKLPKCAANFVPLSPVTFLPRAAYMYGNHPSIIYGGTKFIWRETYQRCLCLASSLQSLNISKNDVVSVLAPNIPALYEMHFAVPMAGAVLNTINTRLDANTIATILKHSGAKVFFVDYQYVSLASDALGLLVSNSMPLVVVIDDIDSPTGIRLGELEYEQLIHSGDSRYTPQLLDDEWDPIALNYTSGTTSAPKGVVYSHRGTYLSTMSLLLQWKVGVGSEVVYLWSLPMFHCNGWTFTWGVAARGGTNVCIRNTCAPNMYKAIAEHKVTHMCCAPIVFNILLEATPAGKQFSAGLASPVEILTGGAPPPAVLLEKVEKLGFHVTHAYGLTEATGPALVCEWQAKWDQLPCQEQAKLKARQGISVLSLADVDVKNLETMASVPRDGKSLGEIVLRGSSIMKGYFKDPEATAKAFKDGWFLTGDVGVIHPDGYLEIKDRSKDVIISGGENISSVEVESLLYKHPRVLEAAVVAMPHPHWGETPCAFITLKRGEGEGEGEGEEAEEEEIISYCLKNLPRFMAPKRVVIMDVLPKTATGKIQKFQLRALANTFTATVSTTRDPQIRNQRSQNKLQKPLLEEFVLAMSRL; this is translated from the coding sequence ATGGATAAGCTACCCAAATGTGCTGCCAACTTTGTACCACTTAGTCCCGTCACCTTCCTCCCTAGAGCAGCTTACATGTATGGAAACCACCCCTCTATCATCTATGGTGGAACCAAGTTCATATGGAGAGAGACATACCAGCGTTGTCTTTGCCTTGCCTCCTCTCTCCAGTCCCTTAACATCTCCAAGAATGATGTGGTCTCAGTCCTGGCCCCAAACATTCCAGCCCTTTATGAGATGCATTTTGCTGTCCCCATGGCTGGAGCTGTCCTAAACACCATTAACACAAGGCTTGATGCAAACACCATTGCCACCATTCTCAAGCATTCCGGTGCTAAGGTCTTCTTCGTTGATTATCAATATGTGTCATTGGCAAGCGACGCCCTTGGGTTACTTGTTTCCAACTCTATGCCATTAGTAGTTGTCATCGACGACATCGATTCCCCGACCGGAATTCGCCTAGGAGAGCTTGAGTATGAGCAACTAATCCACAGCGGCGATTCCCGGTATACACCGCAGCTGCTTGATGATGAATGGGATCCCATTGCCCTGAATTACACTTCCGGCACCACTTCGGCACCTAAGGGAGTTGTGTATAGCCACAGAGGCACCTATCTAAGCACCATGAGCCTCCTACTACAATGGAAAGTAGGAGTGGGGAGTGAAGTAGTGTACCTCTGGTCACTTCCCATGTTCCACTGCAATGGATGGACATTCACGTGGGGTGTGGCCGCTCGCGGTGGCACCAATGTTTGCATTCGCAACACATGTGCTCCTAACATGTATAAGGCGATTGCTGAACACAAGGTGACGCACATGTGTTGTGCGCCAATTGTGTTCAACATCCTTCTGGAGGCAACCCCGGCAGGGAAGCAATTCTCTGCTGGGCTTGCCTCTCCGGTGGAGATACTAACCGGTGGTGCACCACCACCAGCAGTACTACTCGAGAAGGTCGAAAAACTAGGGTTTCATGTGACCCACGCTTACGGGCTGACAGAGGCGACCGGACCAGCGTTGGTGTGTGAGTGGCAAGCTAAGTGGGACCAGCTGCCATGTCAAGAACAGGCGAAGCTGAAAGCCCGGCAAGGCATTAGTGTTTTGAGTTTGGCTGATGTGGATGTGAAGAATTTGGAAACCATGGCTAGTGTTCCAAGAGATGGGAAATCTTTGGGAGAGATTGTGCTGCGTGGAAGTAGCATCATGAAGGGTTACTTCAAGGATCCAGAGGCCACTGCTAAGGCCTTCAAGGATGGATGGTTCCTCACAGGTGATGTTGGGGTGATCCACCCGGATGGGTATTTAGAAATCAAGGACAGATCAAAGGATGTGATTATCTCTGGTGGGGAAAACATCAGCAGCGTTGAAGTGGAATCTCTTCTATATAAGCACCCAAGAGTGTTGGAAGCTGCAGTTGTTGCTATGCCACACCCTCACTGGGGCGAAACCCCTTGTGCTTTCATAACACTcaagagaggagaaggagaaggagaaggagaaggagaagaagcagaagaagaagaaattatctCATATTGTTTAAAGAATCTCCCACGTTTCATGGCTCCCAAAAGGGTTGTGATAATGGATGTGCTCCCAAAGACTGCTACAGGGAAGATTCAGAAGTTTCAGTTAAGAGCTTTAGCTAACACCTTTACTGCTACAGTGAGCACAACAAGGGACCCTCAAATCAGGAATCAGAGGTCACAGAATAAACTTCAGAAGCCATTACTGGAGGAATTTGTACTAGCCATGTCTCGCCTTTGA
- the LOC122073670 gene encoding trans-cinnamate:CoA ligase, peroxisomal-like, with amino-acid sequence MDMLPKCPANYVPLSPITFLPRAASVYGNDPSIIYGGTKFMWSETYERCLRLASSLRSLHISKNDVVSVLAPNIPALYEMHFAVPMAGAVLNTINTRLDANTIATILKHSGAKIFFVDYQYVSLATDAIGLLVPNSKPLVVGIDEIDSPTGIRLGELEYEQLIHHGNSRYIPELLQDEWDPIALNYTSGTTSAPKGVVYSHRGTYLSTMSLLLQWKVGVGSEVVYLWSLPMFHCNGWTFTWGVAARGGANVCIRNTSAPSMYKAIAEHKVTHMCCAPIVFNILLEGSPVESRSNGPVEILTGGAPPPAPILEKIKKLGFHVTHAYGLTEATGPALVCEWQAKWDHLPCQEQANLKARQGISVLSLADVDVKNLETMASVPRDGKSLGEIVLRGSSIMKGYFKDPEATAKAFKDGWFLTGDVGVIHPDGYLEIKDRSKDVIISGGENISSVEVESLLYKHPRVLEAAVVAMPHPHWGETPCAFITLNSEKGEVKEGEEEGEGEIISYCLKNLPRFMAPKRVVIMDELPKTATGKIQKFQLRALAKTFTVSGSSTMTPQSRNQRSQDKLQKPLMEEPVSAMSRL; translated from the coding sequence TGGAACCAAGTTCATGTGGAGTGAGACATACGAGCGTTGTCTTCGCCTTGCCTCTTCTCTCCGGTCTCTTCACATCTCCAAGAATGATGTGGTCTCAGTCCTGGCCCCAAACATTCCAGCTCTTTATGAGATGCATTTTGCTGTGCCCATGGCTGGAGCTGTCCTAAACACCATCAACACAAGGCTAGATGCAAACACCATTGccaccattctcaaacattCCGGTGCTAAGATCTTCTTCGTTGATTACCAATATGTGTCACTGGCAACCGATGCAATTGGGTTACTAGTTCCCAACTCTAAGCCATTAGTAGTTGGTATAGACGAAATCGATTCCCCGACCGGAATTCGCCTAGGAGAGCTCGAGTACGAGCAACTCATCCACCACGGCAATTCCCGGTATATTCCGGAGCTGCTCCAAGATGAATGGGATCCAATTGCGCTCAATTACACGTCCGGCACCACTTCGGCACCTAAGGGAGTTGTGTATAGCCATAGAGGCACCTATCTAAGCACCATGAGCCTCCTACTACAATGGAAAGTGGGAGTGGGTAGCGAAGTAGTGTACCTATGGTCACTCCCCATGTTCCACTGCAATGGGTGGACATTCACGTGGGGTGTCGCCGCTCGCGGCGGCGCCAATGTGTGCATTCGCAACACATCTGCCCCCAGCATGTATAAGGCGATTGCCGAACACAAGGTGACGCACATGTGTTGCGCGCCAATTGTGTTCAACATCCTTCTCGAGGGAAGCCCGGTGGAGAGTCGTTCCAATGGGCCAGTGGAGATACTCACCGGTGGTGCACCACCACCGGCACCAATACTAGAGAAGATCAAAAAACTAGGGTTCCATGTGACACACGCTTACGGGTTGACGGAGGCGACCGGACCGGCGTTAGTGTGTGAGTGGCAAGCCAAGTGGGATCACCTGCCATGCCAAGAGCAGGCGAATCTGAAAGCCCGGCAAGGCATCAGTGTTCTTAGTTTGGCTGATGTGGATGTGAAAAATTTGGAAACCATGGCTAGTGTTCCAAGAGATGGGAAATCTCTAGGTGAGATTGTGCTGCGTGGAAGTAGCATCATGAAGGGTTACTTCAAAGATCCAGAAGCAACTGCTAAGGCCTTCAAGGATGGATGGTTTCTCACAGGGGATGTTGGTGTGATCCACCCAGATGGGTATTTAGAAATCAAGGACAGATCAAAGGATGTGATCATCTCTGGTGGGGAAAACATCAGCAGCGTTGAAGTGGAATCTCTCCTATATAAGCATCCAAGAGTGTTGGAAGCTGCAGTTGTTGCAATGCCTCATCCACACTGGGGAGAAACCCCTTGTGCTTTCATAACACTCAATAGTGAAAAGGGAGAagtgaaggaaggagaagaagaaggagaaggagaaattaTTTCATATTGTTTAAAGAATCTGCCACGTTTCATGGCTCCCAAAAGGGTTGTGATAATGGATGAGCTCCCAAAGACTGCTACAGGGAAGATTCAGAAGTTTCAGTTGAGAGCTTTGGCTAAGACTTTTACTGTTTCAGGGAGCTCAACAATGACCCCTCAAAGCAGGAATCAGAGATCACAGGATAAACTTCAGAAGCCATTAATGGAGGAACCTGTATCAGCCATGTCTCGCCTTTGA